The genomic interval CAAGGAGGGATTCAAGTTCAGGAAACTAAGACAAAGGAAGAGGAGatcaaagaggaaaaagaagcggcggaaaaagaagaagacaacAACGATGTGAGCGCTATTTGTCGCGCGAGTACGGGCGTCACACTGGAACAGGTATTAGCGGTCGCCGGTGCACCGCCAGTCGACCCGCCGAGGTCCATGAAATGCTACCTGAAATGTATGGAAGAACATCTTGGAACGGTGAGTCAcccttttcgaatttttaactAGAATCTAAATATCCGAAAATACATCAAATTGGACAAACGTTTATCGATTGTTATGCGCAGTTAGAGGCAGAAATTTCGATAAAGGACTCCGCTACCGACAGCGAAAAACCATCTGAAGCTCCCAAAGAAGAAGCGGAAACAGTCGACGATCCTTGCCTCAGACCCCGTAAGTATCAATAAATACTTTGAGGAGATCGCGCTCGCTTATGATAACCGTACGCCGACGGAATTTGGCGGTTGTCGCGACTGATAACATATTCCCAACAATCGGTCGCTTACCTTCCGTAGACAATTTAATTGGAAGTTACAGATGGATGTAAAAATcgcaatttttggaaattaggtcctttttgttttcaattttgtgaTTCGATAGTCGaatgtgatatattttttttttgtttttattaacAGAAACCGACGATCCCTGCGACTCGGCGTACCTCAGGTTCTACTGCAACTTCAAATCGTCCGATAAGATCTCCGTTCTTTGAATCCATAAGTAAATTGAGATATCATAGTAACCTAATTTACATAGGATATTATCTTATTTATAATTACCGAATTTATGCCATAAgtattgtataaaataataaattattgttgaagaaaaaattgataacggCGAGAACCGAATAATTATAGGCATACTTCCTACGAAtgcgatttcaaaaaattcccaaatttccTAAACGCTCACGTTCCACTGACGAGGCGCAACTCGGATATAGAATCTCTGTGGCTGCGtgcagagaaaagaagaggaagaaaaaaataacgtcgaaTATTCGATAGTGAATAAATGAGATTTTCGGGTTGAAGAAGAAGCTAGAGATGGAAGGAAAGGGGACAAAGGAGGATCGGGCTATGCGAGAGTCCGGATGGGGCGAGAAGGAAGGCAGCgaagaagggaggaaaaatgTAATGCAGAAATCGTGGCGGTGGTGCGACGTCAACTTGACGTCGACTATGACGACGACGGGGGACAGAATCCCTTGAAGATATTCGGGGGGTGAAAGCCGGGGACGGCTCGGTCGGTAGAAAGGTTTTCGGGGTATTGGGAATCGGTGGGTATCTATAGAAGATGAAAAGCATAATAACGTAAAATATATCGCGACATTCGTCGGCGACACCCGGCTTCGAAAAGAAAGGGTGCGCAGGACGCGACCCGATGTTACTACAGAATTCCGCATACCTATaccattttctttcatacgAACACGTCGAGTGACACTCCCTCGTCGCACGTAACGATATATTCgagacgaacgaatgaatccGATCACCCGATCTTCCGCGTCCCTAAATATTCTCGAATTTGTATTTAAAATTCATGACCCGCGATCCCGCGATGCGAAATTCCGCaggagattttcttttttccccttttaaTCACCCTCGTTGTTTATCGGAAAGCTTTTgcctttaattatttatacatgcgCAACGATATCCGCTTGTCTACGACAAACCGAATCTCCGTGCGGCTTTGTGGttgaacaattgaaaaaaaaagggggaaagaaaagagaagaaaaagaaaaaaagtttcacgaAAATATAGGTACCGCGAGGAGCGATGCGCCACGTAATTTTACCGGTATTATCTAACCCGCGTTCGTGACACGTGATTTGcattaattaaaagaaatgGCATTATAAATTAAAAGTTCGCAGCGCCGAagaaagaggtgaaaaaaaaaaatatatatatgacggagaagaaaataacgcgatataagaggaaaaacaagaaattcaattataaaatatatctttATCGCGAGTATTTCAGTAATCTGGAAAGAAagcgatattttcaaaagcgATATCATCGACGTAACCCGTTAAGCAATCGGCGAGACTCTTCGACGCAGAAAGTTCAACCTCCTTTACGCGTCGCAATAATTTTTgcatttatttagttttataTTATCACGGGATTTCGAAAGTGCGTTTCTCAAGTACATCCACGGCGACGCGAAATCGGTAATAATCAGTAGCGCGAGCGAATCGATACAGAAACAAGTTACTCCGGAAttacaggtgaaaaaaataaaaaaataatcgaaccaCGCGATATCGCACACATTGAATATCGTTCCTTCTCATAATTACGTATAATTCTCATCGTctctaggtatacgtatgcacgaACAATTAATCATTTGCGCGTGTCTTTACCTGTTCGATTTGTCACGAGATAAATCTTCAGTTTTCCATCTGTTACGTATCGTACACGATATCCATAAAAAAACACGATTAATCGGTCCCACCTCTGAAGTTGCAGTTCGTACCTATCTGATCCCATCGCTGACGATAATTTTACCGTCGAACGCGTAGAATTACCTTAAAATTATCCTAGCGCACGAcgattacaattattttttgttcttcggcTATCGATtgaactactttttttttcccgttcttACAGAGacattgttatcattattattatcattatacattACACCGCAGCACATTAAGTCGTACGTCAAGAGCAGCTGGTGGGAATTGCATAAAAAAGTTCAATACGATCTGATAACGAGAATGCATAAAAGTAACTACGTCGTATGGTCTATATTCACGATATCCGTATGTGTCGCATGTGAGTGCGGTATATGGTAATGGCATATGCTAAATGAGAaggtttctattttattttttttcttcatttcatcaACGACGAAACCGTGCTAGgatataggtattataaatatgaGTATTTAATGGCGCATTTGAAATCATTGTAGGACATATACGATGTGTACATACGCATACGTacttacacatatgtatacgtgtttatgtatataaagcTATACCGTGCTCGTTTCCTAGATTTAATTGGGTTACATTCAGCCGGTTTTATCCAGATTTAATGAGGGCGAAACGCTCTTAGAAGGGTAACACCCTCCGGGGGTCTACGTCACCCTCGATATCTGCGTgagcggttgaaaaatttcaaaaaatggcACCTACGTGCGCTTTCGCATTGTTACGTCTACGTGAAAATTGTATTAATCTTAGCTGTGTGCGCGCAGTTTACACGGGACGTCCGttgaacggagagaaaaataattttgatacTTGGATAAAAAGGCGATTTTACTCGCAGCTTGATCCAAATCAAGGTGAACTCATtaaatttctgtttatttttttatttcttttttattataaattatacacatacgggcattagtgagtttttctttttctctcgttagtTTGTTCTTCaatctttgatttttacttcttctcttttcatttcgacCGAGTCGTCGAGTCACTCTGCATAAATAATCGACCAAACGAGTTTAAAATTCTCCGAGAGTTTAATCCGTGTCGTAGGGTCCCGAAGGTATCGATATtccgttttcttattttcacttatacatatacgtccaCACGTGTATTTTTCTGTGTCTCTTAGAAGTAACGTGCGGGTGTAGGGAGGAAAAATCTGACGACTGACGTCCGAGTCGAAAAGAATTTGCAAAGATtaacgaaaaattgtcgattttgTTTGACAGATTTCGAGTATCGCCAATTTTGGAAGAATATTTGCGATTTGGTCACGTTCGCGGTAAACACGATTCCATGGATATTACACGTGATTATTCATTGACGTTGCAATTATCGCGGACGTAATAAATGGATGTAAAATCGCAACGGTCGATCATCTTTATTTCATGCACGCGACGATCGATAGTTCCTTGCTGATTTACGGCGTCCGTCGATTCCCCGGGCATTATCTATTTGCGTTTGATGTATAAATGTGCGCAAGTGTGAATTAAAGCCGTCATTGTATTCAAAAGTGTCGTTGTCGTTTTccacgtacatgtatgtaagGATTAATATACGCGACGAATACATGAGTATTTTCGAACAGAAATCTTACCCACGACCTTGAGGAATCCTGTATAAAAGTCTGATCTTCTCGGAGTCGAGAGTCAGTTAAAAGTTTACCAAAGTGTAAGAAACGAGCCGCCGATCGTCTGCGAAACTGTAACCGATCGACACACGGATCGCCAGAAATCAGATCAAGCCATGAGTTATTCCTtcgttattttcgttattGCTTGCCTCGCGCTAACGGTGGGTGcacttttcgaatttatttgtaATCACGCTAATTGAAGTTTTCGTTCTCCACCgatgattttcattcttcaatttcatcccCGATTCAGGTCAGCGGGGAACTCGGCAAAGACGTACACTACAAATTGAGACAAAAATGCGTGGCCGAAGTTGAATTAGAAGAAGGTGCGTATATGGggatgttattatttttcgtctttaATATCTCTGGTGTTGACCCGGGTTtgaattcgttcattttcagaGGCGAAACCGCTCTTGGGGACACCCGCCTTTCTTCAGCATCCAAAAGCGAGGTGTTATTTCAACTGTTTCCTCAAAGGCATCCAAGTGGTAATTGATTCAAAAGAAATAACTCTGcgtgcggatgaaaaaaaaacaggacaAACTAGTCAGAATCAAGTAGTCATTatagtttagaaaaaaaaacggtgtttttcccttttcccttggCACGTGAGCGTCGTTCAATGCTTCGAGGACCACCCCTTTTAACGTACGTCTTTTGTTTTCAGATTAAAGAGGATGGCATCGTCGACGCGGAGGCATCGCTCGCTCTCGTCGACGAGAGTATTCGCGAAAAAGCTCGCGGCGTCATAACAAAATGCATAGACGATCATCAGGCCGTTCCAGATCAATGCGAAAAGAGTTTGCAGATTGCGAAATGTCTTGCCGAGGCCTCTCCGGGCGTGAGTgtctcgttccttttttttttttatttctttggcTCGTTTCCCTCGAAACGGATGAAGAACCGCAGCCGAAATCAtccgctcttttttctctttcagataTTCTCACAGCTGGGATTGGTTGAAGCCccgaaaaaaactgaatgagGTGTAAACGACGGTTCGTagtgaagaagaagacgagggaaaaaaaaaaaaaaaaaaaaaaatgaaaactaaatTACGCCGCGTAGCGAACTTCATTACCGCGCGGTACCAGCGACACCAGACGAAAACACCACCgggtttttaaaaaatgttggacacgatttttgttattttcgttcTCATTCTGAATAAATACGATTTTTGTCAAACGTTGTCTACTCGACCCCGCATTTCCATATTTCAGATTTTAAATTGACCGGCGAACATTCGGCTAAATCTCCCTCCATCGAATGCACCCGCTGTTGCTAACCCTTTTCTATATGCACATACGTTTATCCTCGTACGTTAACTCACTCGATCGCAAATAATCGTTGTTCTTCACAAAGATGTTTTGAAACTTTTAACGACTCAATTACTTATGCgttgaatgatttattttccaagCAACTGTTGTAACGCTGATCAAATTAAACTCCAGCATCGATACCTAagcgatgaataaattaacggTAAGACGTGCGATTAGCCTCCCAATTATTTAGGCATCAAATTTAACGTGGATCAATATTGTCGCCTAAATTTACCAGCGACCGTACGAAATATTCGGTTATCGATGAAATCGAAAGAGATCGATTTCTggccgaataaaaaaaaaacgaaaaaggatcatttttgtgtttttttttttgttcaccgtggctttcgcgaataaaaattcatcaggaAGGGTGTGAAAGTAGATAGTGCGGTGATTGAGTTTATTCCGGAAACGAAACCGGttgacgattttttcagaCGGGAAACACATCGACGAATCGGCGATAccagaaattgattttttgtaaataaaaatagtacgatcatcaaaaaagaaacgatatcgataacgataattttgCAGACCGTTTCGCAACGGTCATGTGGaatcgaagaataaaagagaaaaaaaattatggaggGCGGTATCGTGTTGTAGAGCGCGGATATTTTATAACGAAGAAAACAATTCTGCAATCAGGTAGAACATCGACGTTAATTACCCAAGATAATGGATCGGCTATATTCCATAGCTATACACACACGATTGATTGCCACCGCGTTTATTAAAAGGTGAATTGGAAACTGAAGTTTTTCCTCAGTTGTTCAGATCGTTGGTTGACTGCAGGGTTGATTGTAGAGTAGCGAAATGATGCagggaatgaaaataagcGCCTTCCTATTCGTCGTGTTTCTTTTAATAATCCAGGTAATGTCGAACGAAGTTCATCTTCATCCGATAGTTTTCATCGACGCGATAAAACGTGGTTATGCGAGAGACGAAATTTTGACGCGTAAACGGGTTTTGAAGAGCGGAGAATAATTTCACTCGATCGTTTCGTTGGCCAAGCCTAATCGGCGGGGGTTGCAATTAAGGCAATTGGCAATTTTCGGGAGAGGAGGACGAACGTCGTCTCATACCTAGCTACGATCATAATACCGGATAATACCAAAAGGGGATTTTATACATACCTGATCCCACTAATTAAAGCCAAAGGTTTCATTGAATTCGAAGTATCTATTCGTTACCTCTGTGATTTTAATttgcgatcgtttttttttccatccatctCACAGGGTCGCGAGGCGAACGGGAACGTGAGAAAAGAGTGCCGAAAAGAGTCGGGCGTCTCGTGGGGTGAgtgtttctctttatttcgccattttctttttcctccttccgGCGGCAGGGGAGAGGGGTCCGAAATAAGGATTCGGCTGggaatcgattgaaaatcgaagaaattaacGCGGAGTCGTAATTCGAGAATAGCCCTCGCTATCGGGTCCTCGAGCGGAAGCGGTATTATCCAGTTAAGCCAATAACGAAGCCAACAGTTAGTTAACTACAATCTTCTGACGACGAATCAGCCTTCGAGTGGCTCGGATCACGCGGTGGCCCAGTTGACGCTTTGCAAACACGACGACCGAAAGGCCGGATGCCGTCGTGATTGAGACAGAAAATTGGCAATATACATATCTTAAGACCGGTCTGCAGCTTTATTTCGTATCGGTCGTTAGTCGGTATAACCTACTCGCCGACACGGCAATTGGCGCGTGTGctactttactttttccaCTGTTACCACTGCGAAATAATGAGCCGTAAGAGCGTAACCTCAGCTCGAATTGTTACGTACGTGGGGTCGTCGGCACGGAGCGTCGCATAATTGAGCTTTAGATATATGAATCAtcgggataaaaatttccccccacccctcacctctttttttcatcttccagcTGCGTTGGAGAAGTTGAAAGACGGCGATCTGGAGTACAAAGATCCAAAATTGAAATGTTACCTGAAATGTTTTCTGGTGAAGAACGGCATAATGAGCGAGGCGAAcgaaatcgaaattgaaaagagcCTCAGACACTTGCCCAGGAAACTGCAGGAGGGATCTCGAAAGATACTCGAACGATGCAAGAACAAACGTAAACGAAATATCCTATCGCTCGTtatacgtggaaaaaaaaaaaaaaaattaaaattaataccAACCCCCGCTCGTAATCTCATTATTTGTATCTTCCTAAGGTGGCAGCGATTCCTGCGACACGGCTTTCCAAATAGCAAAATGTTACTTCCAAGAACATCCAGAGGTAAAAATTACACGAGAATCAAGTGTGATCGAAGACTCGTATTATGGCAGTCTGGtcgccttttttcttttttcctttccttttttttttcatttactttcgAATGCCGAGACGTCTGGTTCTATAAAAATGacattataataattcgtgtatatttgttattataGGTACTGCAAAGGGTTAATCTGGTGTGATCAATTTTGCGTCACATAATTCACGATTGAAATAGGGTTACGCTAATATCATCGTTGCTGTTAATAATggtgtaaaaaatttgtgcagtacatataataaaaaaaaaaggaaattaatttcatcgttCCTTTCAAAATCCACGTTTTTGCACTTTCatttacgtataatacatagtttcgtgtgggaaaaatttgacgagatAACGCACACGGGATAATTTTGACGAGATCAATTGATCTGGCTAAAGTCAGTTTGAACTGTGAAGTGTTTTCAGTTCATTGAACGAAACAGGTtggtaaattataaatttcatgCGACGACTGTACTATGACGAGGAACGAGCAACGACCCTAtcctacataggtatgtacgtacgtacgtgctcCGCAGAGAGCTGTGAACTACATATCAgattggaaaagaagaagatagaaaaaaaggaaacaaaaaaaaaagaattaaaaaggaaaaaaggaattaaaaaaaatatatatatatcaagcCAATAACAACGTACGCGGAGTCTGTCAACTTCTGCATTGTTCGTTGAGTTTACAACGTATATAGGTAGAGAGATGCGAGGGCGCgaatcacatatatatatgcgattATCGCCGACCAACAGTGCAGACAGATCAGATTCGACCACAGTCGACTGAACTTCGTCGTTACTATAATAGTAAAGATGAATAAACTCGTGCTCTTTGGAATTCTGTGCGTTTGTGTCGTCGCGGTAAGTCACAAccgattatatttattcattctttcgtcgaataaattgtgaactaaaaaaacaaagagaattcAAATCTTTGGCATCTCGTTTCGGAAGAATTCAACggtgattcaattatttctctcGCTCATTTGCAAAAACATCTATAATCGGGTCTTTCTgctgtgtaaaattttttgggattatttttcaaattttgttctcGGATAATTCCTTTAGCGCAGcgatttttgtgaaaaatcaaactaGCGCAGAGCTATCATTCCCGGGAATGCGTTTATACAACGGTCGGGGAGGGGGCAgggggaaagggaaaaaaaatatattgcgGAATATCGAACGATCGTTTGAGAGATAAATTAAATGTGTACACGCATACGCTATACTATAAATCAGATATTTTCAGGCTACAAAGCCGAGGGCAGATAGCAAGGCGAAATGTTACGCTGAGACGGACCTCGCCGATCGTAAGTACAACGATTCCATATCGCTCATTATTtgttcaaagaaaaagaaaaaaccaaaaaaaagcaCACGCGCTGAAACCAATTGTAGGAGCcaaagaatgagaataaacgAATTTTAGTATACGGAGGAGCAGATGAATAATTTGCCTTAAAATATCGATATAGGGATTGAACAAAAGCTGACGACATTTATCGTCGAGCATTGGCTGCCACGTAGGATATAATTGAGTAAATTCAGCGGCAGTGATCGTCAAAGAGTAACACACCTAGAACGGTATGGAGTTGCGTTTGAATTGTATCGGGTTGAAAATCGACTCTGCCAGAGAATTACGAGCGGCTGGTGAAAtcgattttctttgtttcgaattaattgaaacgTAACGAGTATACCTACCCTACATCGAGCGAATCGAACGCGAGTGATCCCTCCGCTTCGTAACTGttcccgaaatttttttctgccccGCAAAATTTTGCTAGTTTGCacgaattttggtttttctaattttctttcatcaccTTTACGACCATCGTCGGTTGATCGAATTCGTCTTTCCGTGTCACCAGTGGACGTCAGGGCCACGATCAAGAAGTCCATTTCGCGACCGGAACCACTGAAACAGATCATCGCTTACTTGGCCTGCTTCATGCAAGATCGTTCTATCGtaagttgttgaaaaaaaaaaatacggaaattattttcttcgccACGATCGAATATACGTCGTTATtaacgtcgatttttttttccacaaactCATTCAGCTCACAGCCGACGGGATATTCGACGCCGAAGTCTGCAAGAAGGAAGTACGTCCGGAGAACGCGGCTTCTGCCAATCCCGTCATCGACGCTTGTGCCAGCCAACGTATGTCCACGTCGTAAAAATCCTCGCACCTGTACGCGCGTCACGGTTTTTTGCGACCGTGCAGCCAGCAGCTCTGTCTTCTTCTATTAAACATTCATTTTTGaataagaaatatatatataccttctgGTATGAAAAGCTTGAGGAAGGACCGGGctcagggggggagggggcgagaGAAATTTTACTAAG from Athalia rosae chromosome 1, iyAthRosa1.1, whole genome shotgun sequence carries:
- the LOC105690777 gene encoding general odorant-binding protein 83a-like, coding for MSYSFVIFVIACLALTVSGELGKDVHYKLRQKCVAEVELEEEAKPLLGTPAFLQHPKARCYFNCFLKGIQVIKEDGIVDAEASLALVDESIREKARGVITKCIDDHQAVPDQCEKSLQIAKCLAEASPGIFSQLGLVEAPKKTE
- the LOC105690775 gene encoding B2 protein-like; the protein is MMQGMKISAFLFVVFLLIIQGREANGNVRKECRKESGVSWAALEKLKDGDLEYKDPKLKCYLKCFLVKNGIMSEANEIEIEKSLRHLPRKLQEGSRKILERCKNKRGSDSCDTAFQIAKCYFQEHPEVLQRVNLV
- the LOC105690787 gene encoding uncharacterized protein LOC105690787, which gives rise to MNKLVLFGILCVCVVAATKPRADSKAKCYAETDLADLDVRATIKKSISRPEPLKQIIAYLACFMQDRSILTADGIFDAEVCKKEVRPENAASANPVIDACASQRGKNALETTALLLKCLKERDPKLLEKLDIF